One segment of Paraburkholderia bonniea DNA contains the following:
- a CDS encoding dienelactone hydrolase family protein has product MMFSQALTGCRVMCAAVLLAVPCAHAVAVVPAVVVSPTQTPTQTPTQTPTPTPTPTPTPTQTPTQTPTQTPTQTPTPTPTQTQTQTQTQTQTQTQTQTQTQTQTQTQPGPLARAEVPRLALNDDAWLPTASLNAQVIRIPTDAADVTDAADASGQITLEATLYKPDGPGPFPLMVFNHGKIAGNPRLQPRSEPLTFAREFVRRGYAVIAPDRRGFAHSGGEYQQDGCDVARNGLGQAADVAATVRFMAQQPYVDAQHIAVAGTSHGGLATIAYGELAAPGVRALLNFAGGLRQDACRHWQDNLVDAFGRYGAAARVPSLWLYGENDLVWPAELVTRMYVAFAGQGGPAAVRVDIGRYKNDAHRLAGDRDGVRLWWPPVEAFLAQAGMPTRVLYRVADPALPPPSGYARLDAVDAVPFLDDAGRAGYRNFLRQYPSRAFAVSDAGAWSWAEGGDDPMAVAVKNCEQQNAGACRLYAVNDAVVWNQDQDSRNSVVAAPADNKRGSGPVERHAFAGRE; this is encoded by the coding sequence ATGATGTTCAGTCAAGCGCTCACGGGGTGCCGGGTAATGTGTGCAGCAGTGTTGCTGGCTGTGCCGTGCGCTCACGCTGTTGCGGTGGTGCCTGCGGTGGTGGTTTCGCCAACGCAAACGCCAACGCAAACGCCAACGCAAACGCCAACGCCAACGCCAACGCCAACGCCAACGCCAACGCAAACGCCAACGCAAACGCCAACGCAAACGCCAACGCAAACGCCAACGCCAACGCCAACGCAAACGCAAACGCAAACGCAAACGCAAACGCAAACGCAAACGCAAACGCAAACGCAAACGCAAACGCAAACGCAAACGCAGCCGGGCCCGCTGGCGCGGGCCGAGGTACCGCGTCTCGCGCTCAATGACGATGCCTGGCTGCCCACGGCATCGCTCAATGCTCAGGTGATCCGCATCCCCACCGATGCAGCAGATGTCACCGATGCCGCCGATGCATCAGGCCAGATCACACTCGAAGCCACGCTGTACAAACCCGATGGTCCAGGGCCGTTCCCATTGATGGTGTTTAACCACGGCAAGATCGCGGGCAATCCGCGTTTGCAGCCGCGCAGCGAGCCGCTTACGTTTGCTCGTGAATTCGTGCGCCGGGGTTATGCGGTGATCGCGCCTGACCGCCGTGGCTTTGCCCACTCTGGGGGGGAATATCAGCAAGACGGGTGCGATGTCGCCAGAAATGGCCTCGGGCAGGCCGCTGATGTGGCCGCGACGGTGCGCTTCATGGCGCAGCAGCCTTACGTGGATGCGCAACATATCGCGGTGGCGGGCACCTCGCATGGTGGTCTGGCGACGATTGCCTATGGCGAGCTGGCGGCACCCGGCGTGCGGGCATTGCTGAATTTCGCCGGAGGGCTGCGTCAGGATGCGTGCCGCCACTGGCAGGACAACTTGGTGGACGCTTTCGGCCGTTATGGCGCAGCGGCTCGTGTGCCGTCGCTGTGGCTGTATGGCGAGAACGATTTGGTCTGGCCTGCGGAGCTGGTGACGCGAATGTATGTTGCGTTTGCCGGCCAGGGTGGGCCGGCGGCGGTGCGGGTCGATATTGGCCGCTACAAGAACGACGCGCACCGGCTGGCGGGCGACCGCGATGGTGTGCGTCTCTGGTGGCCACCTGTCGAAGCCTTTCTCGCGCAAGCGGGCATGCCTACACGTGTGCTGTATCGCGTGGCTGATCCCGCGTTGCCGCCGCCCAGCGGCTATGCCCGTCTGGATGCCGTCGATGCGGTGCCGTTTCTCGATGACGCGGGCCGCGCGGGCTACCGCAACTTTTTGCGCCAGTATCCAAGCCGCGCGTTCGCGGTGTCGGATGCTGGCGCGTGGTCATGGGCCGAGGGTGGCGATGATCCGATGGCGGTGGCCGTCAAGAATTGCGAGCAGCAAAACGCGGGCGCTTGCCGCCTGTATGCGGTGAATGACGCGGTGGTCTGGAACCAGGATCAGGATTCGCGCAATAGCGTGGTGGCTGCCCCAGCCGATAACAAGCGCGGTTCGGGTCCCGTTGAGAGGCACGCGTTCGCTGGCCGGGAATAA
- a CDS encoding AbrB/MazE/SpoVT family DNA-binding domain-containing protein, producing MKTTIRRMGNSQGVLIPKPVLAQLGLENEVEMEMEVENDTIVLRRPRHKAREGWAEASEVLAQTGGDTLVMGEFGNTEDAELAW from the coding sequence ATGAAAACAACTATTCGCAGAATGGGAAATTCGCAGGGCGTGTTAATTCCAAAGCCTGTTCTTGCTCAATTAGGTCTGGAAAACGAAGTGGAAATGGAAATGGAGGTGGAAAACGACACGATTGTGCTTCGACGCCCTCGTCATAAAGCCCGCGAAGGTTGGGCTGAGGCAAGCGAGGTGCTTGCGCAGACAGGAGGCGACACGCTGGTGATGGGGGAGTTTGGTAACACGGAAGACGCGGAGCTTGCATGGTAG
- a CDS encoding hemagglutinin repeat-containing protein: protein MKHSNKRLLFSRLRARHAVVKAGTTANIQQTQQVRTGCYGATANVAGTSGAGHWPVTFALRPAALATLVLLGTLPVWSGAQIVPGGVYSPSVVQTQNGLPQVNLNRPSGAGVSLNTYGQFDVPRRGAILNNSPVVVQTQQAGLINGNPNFGPGQSARVIVNQVNSRAASQINGYLEVAGPRAEVVIANGSGISVNGGGFINTSRAILSTGTPNFAPDGSLAGFSVSRGHIRIEGAGLIAGATDQVDLITRAVQANAAIYAKNLNVITGANAVDHDTLGATAIAGDGPVPGVSIDVSQLGGMYANRIMLVGNEHGVGVSTQGVLAAQAGELTLTTEGKLVLAGQANASGNLSLFAREGIEHSGTTYAQQNLSVSTAGTLTNSGMLAARQNTVIHAGSVASTGTLGAGVNSDGSLAHAGDLVILSNGMLGATGRNAAGGNAALNGAALNLADSRTSANGTLALRASGGDLNLSGATTTSGGALNLHAAGTLTNDNGVLSPDGALAITAGVLGNRNGQIRSGSTLEVSTTDGLQNQGGTLQAAGAFSVNAGSLDNTGGHVAALGADALTLAIGGLLNNGTGGTGDASGTGGTGSTTGTIGGNGNVTVQAGQVVNAGSITAVQSLIAHAVQTLFSSGTLAANGHLTLSAGSTLTNTNTITAGHLATLTAATIDNRHGNLSADQFTLHTVNLINHGGNLTQTGTGTTTLDVSGTLDNTSGTLQSNSDNFALNAAALVNDGGRLSSAGTGTLSVTTGTLSNNRGTLATNGALDIHADAVSNRGGKLAAQRHITLDTGSLDNRAGGYAGARNVVLTSTGILNNTGGTIQADGTLSVTAQSLANDGGTLSNSGTGITTVTASGAITNTANGLIGGNGNVSVSGNRISNAGGTITAGGSAMLQSASTLDNRAGLIQGSGTVSVSAQDAIDNTGGQIEAGGGSSTLTLTATALDNTNGRIANTGSGTTSLSAATITNSNAGGVAGAGTIGGNGDVSVHADTLLNTSGAQLISGHDLTLEIAELADNTNATLSGANSVTLNGPHARLINAGGSMHGNGAITLTTATLDNTAGRIGNDQRTSSASAAHPDSGPVSIHTGTLANQNGAIGSEQDLAITANQLTGDGRIIAGNDGALTLNGDYTLTASNLIQANHNLTFTTAGRLTNQGTLGAVNALTLNATNLDNQAGAHLNASTTTLNALNTITNAGRIEGDSVTTNSTSLLNTATIIGNTITLNASQYITSSGTAAAIAAASTVNLYTPGAISHTGGANLFSLGDINLAADSTRDANGVLIHRTHSVTNDQSTIEAQGRIEIATQTLTNTRPAPSIETVTTGVTTSHQTKRDKYLACTTGNADRGYCTQAMWDNGYRHPLNETFSSTDVITKTSGPNAVDRTLVVQRNGQPLTIYYNTLTPNADGTLSVSYWDGYDPHINYDPGTEYASHNDAHKGYQRVEIARDTTTTTQQDRVTGPQAQQAQIIAGGKMVLANVGTLNNLHSAMAAGGSIQIGSADATGEVASGSYGGTLVNNTGQTLYQHQKQDIVSTYAWNENIARDRGPVVQPSVVLTPVAIGGTGGTIIANHAVKISATDISNTNVTATSSATGATGGTLGANGVVGGISGTGTQTVDLATGQTQTVNAPQSIAGPGGALTITLPSSGLYTVNSAPSASYLVITDPRLTRYANFISSDYMLGALGLDPSKTIKRLGDGVYEARQVRNQITQLTGRVYLQGYTSHEDEYRALMNSGVRVAQAFNLQPGLALSAAQMAALTSDIVWLVNQTVTLPDGTTQTVLAPVVYLAQTHANDLQPAGALIAADDVEIRATGSAMNAGVIKGGTQTVIAATNILNRGGAISSSMDTGTTMVSATHDVVNASGRITGNRVAVLAGHDIVNTTLVDTVGIHSSAGHSQVNQSLPGAQGTMAATGDLLVMAGHDLAVHGAGIAAGGNAQITAGHDITVDTVQSDTSQSLGKHADHHWEASSTMHQTSALTSGGSLALQSGNDTALNGATLNAGGDLAAIAGGNLSATNVTNTTTYNNIATDDKTRQQTDRRYDEQTIGTNIRAGGNATLAAVSTAPGKGNVTLTGSSLAAGSGAATIAATGDVYISEAREQHNADSATASRRGSLINGSSTREQHASQTSLGVASTVSGEAVALRAGHDLTLQGSQVAGTNDVTLAAQGNVNLTTAQDTYATQNGYRKHEYGFLSGLNPLNQLDGGLQGYSIGTRKTTQTQQDTQVLHTGSTAGSLNGNLTLIAGNQLHLTGSTLHAGQDVNLAGQRVTLDATHNTTTHKQQHTFSQTGITAGLSSPVLAAAQTANQMRHDVQQSRNSAGNDTRLTALAAATTGLAGKNAYDAIASNPAQAGGIGLNLSLGTSHSHSNTSESLNTAVGNTVSAGHGVRIVSGSDLDISASEITARRDALLHAQGAINLQAAQNTSRTRNDNSASSGSIGVTLGLGQSNGISFQAGVSGTQGHGNSSAASWTPTHVNAGNTLTLHSGGDTTLSGASAAGQRVIADVGGNLNLHSVQDTRHDDAKQTSGGISVSVCVPPICYGTSSVSGNFSQNRLNSDYASVAEQSGIKAGEGGFQIQVGGNTDLRGAYIAGSADTAKNTLTTATLTHSDIQNHAEYHGSSVGLSGGYGGNGGNGGNGGDIGKTQQGTATNVNPVPGTTLPDSDGVSLAPPIVMGTSGEADASSKSAISGGVIHLTDGEKQQTLTGQTAGETVASISRDTSNTSGALAPIFDRNKIEAGFDITSQFVNQLGTFVNNRAKEADAATTAAHDPSLSAEQRAQAQQKASQINAEWGPGGSYRRVITALGVAAGGNVTGSAGQFAVNATVNYVQGLAANEVKRLADGMQSESARAALHGIVGCAGAAASRQGCGAGALGASVSSVLGSLMGSTTGMSAQDRQARENLVTSLVAGIATVSGANAATTVSAGLTEVENNQVALPPPGPLVFPLGSGLPPFKLPGYRPEQAQKGDGVIADPATQLDPTIMAGALVTPAGSKLIEEIFKPVGGAVDAIAGLVDFVFTQVGRDSGKEANTGSEILGENGAQFASKTIWKGEEKERIDVENPNPGQRPGQIHYQDNKGNKYLYDPSTNSFPGAPNSVNKLLSKSAFNSAIKKALNQYLGEK from the coding sequence ATGAAACACAGCAATAAACGACTTCTGTTCAGCCGTCTGAGAGCGAGACATGCCGTGGTTAAAGCGGGCACCACGGCCAACATTCAGCAAACGCAGCAAGTCAGGACGGGCTGTTACGGTGCTACGGCAAACGTGGCGGGCACTTCAGGTGCAGGACATTGGCCAGTCACGTTTGCACTTCGTCCTGCCGCACTGGCTACGCTCGTGCTGCTCGGCACCCTGCCTGTCTGGTCGGGTGCGCAGATTGTTCCGGGTGGGGTGTATTCGCCGTCGGTCGTACAAACGCAAAACGGTTTGCCCCAGGTGAACCTCAACCGGCCTTCGGGTGCCGGGGTGTCGCTGAATACCTATGGCCAGTTCGATGTGCCCCGGCGTGGTGCGATTCTGAACAACTCGCCAGTGGTCGTGCAGACGCAGCAGGCGGGTTTGATCAACGGGAATCCTAACTTCGGGCCTGGCCAGTCTGCGCGGGTCATCGTTAATCAGGTTAACAGCCGTGCGGCGAGCCAGATCAACGGGTATCTCGAAGTGGCGGGGCCGCGTGCCGAAGTCGTGATTGCGAATGGCTCGGGTATTAGCGTGAATGGCGGTGGTTTTATCAATACGTCGCGTGCGATTCTGAGCACTGGCACGCCGAACTTCGCGCCGGATGGCTCGCTTGCGGGTTTTAGCGTGAGCCGCGGCCATATCCGCATCGAGGGTGCCGGGCTGATCGCTGGGGCGACCGATCAGGTCGATCTGATTACGCGCGCCGTGCAGGCAAACGCGGCGATCTACGCTAAAAACCTGAACGTCATCACGGGGGCAAATGCCGTCGATCACGACACGCTCGGTGCAACGGCTATCGCGGGTGATGGCCCGGTGCCGGGTGTTTCGATCGACGTGAGCCAGTTAGGCGGGATGTACGCGAACCGGATCATGCTGGTTGGCAATGAGCATGGCGTTGGGGTGTCTACTCAGGGTGTGCTCGCGGCGCAGGCGGGTGAGTTAACGCTGACCACCGAAGGCAAGCTGGTTCTTGCCGGACAGGCTAATGCCAGCGGCAATCTCAGTCTCTTTGCACGCGAAGGCATCGAGCACAGTGGCACCACCTATGCGCAACAGAATCTCAGCGTCAGCACCGCTGGCACGCTGACAAATAGCGGCATGCTCGCCGCGCGGCAGAACACCGTCATCCATGCAGGCAGCGTGGCATCGACGGGCACGCTTGGCGCTGGTGTAAACAGCGACGGCAGCCTCGCGCACGCTGGTGACCTGGTGATACTAAGCAATGGCATGCTGGGTGCGACCGGCCGCAATGCCGCGGGCGGGAATGCTGCGCTGAATGGCGCGGCGCTCAATCTCGCGGACAGCCGCACCTCGGCCAATGGCACGCTGGCCCTGCGCGCCAGCGGTGGCGATCTGAACCTGTCAGGTGCAACCACGACATCAGGTGGCGCGCTAAACCTGCACGCAGCCGGGACGCTGACGAACGACAACGGGGTGTTGTCCCCGGATGGTGCGCTGGCCATCACAGCGGGTGTACTGGGCAACCGCAACGGCCAGATACGTTCGGGCAGCACGCTTGAAGTTTCAACTACCGATGGCCTGCAGAACCAGGGTGGCACGCTGCAGGCCGCAGGTGCGTTCTCTGTCAATGCCGGTTCACTCGACAACACCGGTGGTCATGTTGCCGCGCTGGGGGCGGATGCGCTGACGCTGGCGATTGGCGGCCTGTTAAACAACGGCACGGGCGGCACGGGTGATGCAAGTGGTACAGGTGGCACAGGCAGCACCACCGGCACCATTGGCGGCAACGGCAATGTGACCGTGCAGGCCGGACAGGTCGTGAACGCTGGTTCGATTACCGCCGTGCAGTCGCTGATTGCCCACGCAGTGCAGACACTGTTCAGCAGCGGCACGCTGGCGGCAAACGGCCATCTCACGCTGAGCGCTGGTTCAACGCTGACAAATACAAACACCATCACGGCCGGTCATCTTGCGACACTGACGGCCGCGACCATCGATAACCGCCACGGCAACCTCAGCGCAGACCAGTTCACGCTGCATACGGTGAACCTCATCAACCACGGCGGCAACCTCACACAAACCGGCACCGGCACAACGACGCTTGATGTCAGCGGCACACTCGACAACACATCCGGCACGCTCCAGAGCAACAGCGACAACTTCGCGCTCAATGCTGCGGCGCTGGTCAACGACGGCGGCAGGTTAAGCAGTGCTGGCACCGGCACGCTGTCAGTCACCACAGGCACCCTGTCAAACAACCGCGGCACGCTGGCAACGAATGGCGCACTCGACATCCACGCAGACGCGGTATCGAATCGCGGCGGCAAGCTGGCCGCACAGCGTCACATAACGCTTGATACGGGCTCGCTAGACAACCGCGCGGGCGGCTATGCCGGTGCACGAAATGTGGTACTAACAAGTACAGGCATCCTGAACAATACAGGTGGCACGATCCAGGCGGACGGCACGCTGTCGGTCACCGCACAGTCGCTCGCCAACGATGGCGGCACCCTCTCGAACAGCGGCACCGGCATCACCACTGTCACCGCCAGCGGCGCAATAACGAATACCGCCAATGGCCTGATCGGTGGCAACGGCAACGTATCGGTGTCGGGCAACCGCATCAGCAATGCAGGCGGCACGATCACCGCAGGCGGCTCAGCGATGCTGCAGTCCGCCAGCACGCTTGATAACCGCGCAGGCCTGATCCAGGGAAGCGGCACCGTCTCCGTGTCTGCACAGGACGCCATCGACAACACCGGTGGACAGATTGAAGCAGGCGGTGGGTCGTCAACACTGACCCTCACCGCCACAGCCCTCGACAACACAAACGGACGCATTGCCAACACCGGATCAGGTACGACATCGCTCAGCGCGGCCACCATCACGAACAGCAACGCAGGCGGTGTTGCTGGCGCAGGCACCATCGGCGGCAATGGTGACGTGAGCGTGCACGCAGACACGCTGCTGAACACCAGCGGTGCCCAGCTCATATCCGGCCATGACCTGACGCTTGAGATCGCCGAGCTCGCAGACAACACGAACGCCACACTATCCGGCGCGAACAGCGTCACGCTCAACGGCCCCCATGCGCGGCTCATCAATGCAGGCGGCTCGATGCACGGCAACGGCGCGATCACGCTAACCACCGCCACGCTCGACAACACGGCAGGCCGCATCGGCAACGATCAGCGAACTTCATCAGCCAGCGCAGCACATCCAGACAGCGGCCCGGTCTCCATCCACACCGGCACACTGGCAAACCAGAACGGCGCGATTGGCAGCGAACAGGACCTGGCCATCACGGCAAACCAGCTCACCGGCGACGGCCGGATCATCGCCGGGAACGATGGCGCGCTCACACTCAACGGCGACTACACGCTCACTGCCAGCAACCTGATTCAGGCCAACCACAACCTGACCTTCACGACAGCGGGCCGCTTGACGAACCAGGGCACGCTCGGCGCGGTAAACGCGCTCACGCTGAACGCCACGAACCTCGACAACCAGGCAGGCGCACACCTGAACGCGTCGACCACGACGCTCAATGCGCTGAACACGATCACCAACGCAGGCCGCATCGAAGGCGATAGCGTGACGACGAACAGCACCTCGCTGCTCAACACCGCAACGATCATCGGCAACACCATTACGCTGAACGCCAGCCAGTACATCACCAGCAGCGGCACAGCGGCGGCCATCGCGGCGGCATCAACCGTGAACCTGTACACCCCAGGCGCGATTTCGCACACAGGTGGCGCAAACCTCTTCAGTCTGGGCGACATCAACCTCGCCGCAGACAGCACGCGCGATGCAAACGGCGTGCTCATCCATCGCACACATTCGGTGACGAACGACCAGTCCACCATCGAAGCCCAGGGCAGGATCGAGATCGCCACACAGACGCTGACCAACACCCGCCCCGCACCCAGCATCGAAACCGTCACGACCGGTGTGACGACGTCTCACCAGACCAAGCGCGACAAGTACCTCGCCTGCACCACCGGCAACGCCGACAGGGGCTACTGCACCCAGGCGATGTGGGACAACGGCTACCGCCATCCGCTGAATGAAACGTTCAGTAGCACTGATGTCATTACCAAAACCAGCGGCCCGAACGCGGTAGACCGCACACTGGTCGTACAGCGCAACGGCCAGCCACTGACGATCTACTACAACACGCTCACCCCCAACGCTGACGGCACGCTCAGCGTCAGCTACTGGGACGGCTACGACCCGCACATCAACTACGACCCCGGAACCGAATACGCGTCACACAACGACGCACACAAGGGCTACCAGCGTGTAGAAATCGCCCGCGACACGACCACCACCACCCAGCAGGACAGGGTCACTGGCCCGCAGGCACAGCAGGCGCAGATCATCGCGGGCGGCAAGATGGTGCTCGCCAACGTTGGCACGCTGAACAACCTGCACAGCGCGATGGCCGCAGGCGGTTCAATCCAGATCGGCAGTGCTGACGCGACTGGCGAGGTGGCGAGCGGCAGTTACGGCGGCACGCTGGTCAACAACACCGGCCAGACGCTGTACCAGCACCAGAAGCAGGACATCGTTTCGACCTACGCCTGGAACGAGAACATCGCACGTGACCGTGGTCCGGTGGTACAGCCATCGGTGGTGCTCACGCCTGTTGCTATTGGCGGTACGGGTGGCACGATCATCGCCAACCACGCTGTAAAAATCAGCGCGACTGATATCAGCAACACAAACGTGACGGCCACCAGTTCAGCCACCGGCGCGACCGGTGGCACGCTGGGGGCGAATGGCGTCGTGGGCGGCATCAGCGGCACAGGTACGCAGACGGTTGATCTGGCCACCGGGCAGACACAGACGGTGAATGCACCGCAATCCATCGCCGGACCTGGCGGCGCACTGACGATCACCCTGCCATCGAGCGGGCTGTACACCGTTAACTCCGCCCCCAGCGCGTCATATCTGGTCATTACTGACCCCCGCCTTACGCGCTACGCAAACTTCATTTCCAGCGACTACATGCTGGGAGCACTCGGGCTCGACCCGTCTAAAACCATCAAGCGTCTGGGCGATGGCGTGTACGAAGCCCGGCAGGTGCGCAACCAGATCACCCAGCTCACCGGCCGGGTTTATCTCCAGGGCTACACCAGCCACGAGGACGAATACCGCGCGCTGATGAACAGCGGCGTGCGTGTTGCGCAGGCATTCAACCTGCAACCCGGCCTTGCGTTAAGCGCCGCGCAGATGGCAGCGCTCACCAGCGATATTGTCTGGCTGGTGAACCAGACGGTGACGCTGCCCGATGGCACGACGCAGACGGTGCTCGCACCGGTGGTGTATCTGGCGCAAACGCACGCGAATGACCTGCAGCCGGCCGGAGCGCTAATCGCCGCCGATGATGTGGAGATCCGCGCCACGGGCAGTGCGATGAACGCTGGCGTCATCAAGGGCGGCACGCAGACAGTTATCGCCGCGACTAACATCCTGAACCGGGGTGGAGCAATCAGCAGCAGCATGGACACCGGCACGACCATGGTTTCCGCGACGCATGACGTGGTGAACGCGTCAGGCCGCATCACGGGCAACCGCGTCGCGGTGCTCGCCGGACATGACATCGTGAACACGACGCTGGTGGATACGGTGGGCATCCATTCGAGCGCAGGCCACAGCCAAGTCAACCAGAGCCTGCCCGGCGCACAGGGCACGATGGCTGCGACGGGGGACCTGCTGGTGATGGCAGGCCATGACCTTGCGGTTCACGGTGCGGGCATCGCTGCAGGCGGCAACGCGCAGATCACAGCGGGCCACGACATCACGGTGGATACCGTGCAGTCGGACACATCACAGTCGCTGGGAAAGCATGCCGACCATCACTGGGAAGCCTCCAGCACGATGCACCAGACCAGCGCCCTCACTTCAGGCGGAAGCCTCGCATTACAGAGTGGCAACGACACGGCGCTCAATGGCGCGACGCTCAACGCAGGTGGCGACCTGGCCGCCATCGCCGGTGGCAACCTGAGCGCAACGAACGTCACGAACACCACGACCTATAACAACATCGCCACCGACGACAAAACCCGTCAGCAAACCGACCGCCGCTACGACGAACAGACCATCGGGACGAACATCCGCGCAGGCGGCAACGCAACACTCGCGGCCGTGAGCACCGCCCCCGGCAAAGGCAACGTCACGCTCACCGGTTCTTCATTGGCAGCAGGCAGCGGCGCAGCAACTATTGCCGCCACGGGCGACGTCTACATCAGCGAAGCCCGCGAACAGCACAACGCCGACTCCGCCACCGCCTCACGACGCGGCAGCCTCATCAACGGCTCCAGTACCCGCGAGCAGCACGCCTCACAGACCAGCCTCGGCGTAGCCAGCACCGTCTCGGGCGAGGCCGTCGCGCTTCGGGCCGGACACGATCTCACCCTCCAGGGCAGCCAGGTCGCAGGCACTAACGACGTCACACTCGCCGCCCAGGGCAACGTGAACCTCACCACCGCACAGGACACATACGCCACACAGAACGGCTACCGCAAACACGAATACGGCTTCCTCTCCGGGCTCAATCCGCTGAACCAGCTTGATGGCGGGCTCCAGGGCTATTCGATCGGCACACGCAAGACGACCCAGACCCAGCAGGACACCCAGGTTTTGCACACCGGCAGCACGGCCGGTTCGCTCAACGGCAACCTGACCCTCATCGCAGGCAACCAGCTACACCTCACCGGCAGCACCCTGCATGCCGGCCAGGACGTGAATCTCGCTGGCCAGCGCGTGACGCTCGACGCCACGCACAACACCACCACGCACAAGCAGCAGCACACGTTCAGCCAGACCGGGATTACCGCAGGCCTCAGCAGCCCCGTGCTCGCCGCCGCCCAGACCGCGAACCAGATGCGCCACGACGTCCAGCAAAGCCGGAATAGCGCAGGGAACGACACCCGCCTCACCGCGCTGGCCGCCGCGACAACCGGCCTCGCGGGCAAGAACGCCTACGACGCTATCGCAAGCAACCCCGCCCAGGCAGGCGGCATTGGCCTGAACCTCTCGCTCGGTACCAGCCACAGTCACAGCAATACCTCGGAGTCCTTAAACACCGCAGTAGGCAACACCGTCAGCGCAGGCCACGGCGTGCGCATCGTTTCGGGCAGTGACCTCGACATAAGCGCCAGCGAGATCACCGCCCGCCGCGATGCGCTGCTGCACGCACAAGGCGCGATTAACCTCCAGGCCGCGCAGAACACCAGCCGCACGCGTAACGACAACAGCGCGTCAAGCGGCAGCATCGGCGTCACCCTCGGCCTCGGGCAGAGCAACGGCATCTCGTTCCAGGCCGGGGTATCCGGCACCCAAGGCCACGGCAACAGCAGCGCGGCAAGCTGGACCCCCACCCACGTCAACGCGGGCAATACGCTCACGCTGCACTCCGGTGGCGACACCACGCTCAGCGGCGCGAGTGCGGCCGGCCAGCGCGTTATCGCAGATGTCGGCGGCAACCTCAATCTCCACAGCGTGCAGGACACCCGGCACGACGACGCGAAACAGACCAGCGGCGGGATCTCGGTGAGCGTATGCGTGCCCCCCATCTGCTACGGCACATCGAGCGTATCGGGCAACTTCAGCCAGAACCGGCTCAACAGTGACTACGCGAGTGTGGCTGAGCAGAGCGGAATCAAGGCAGGCGAAGGCGGGTTTCAGATTCAGGTTGGGGGTAATACGGATCTCCGGGGGGCGTATATCGCGGGCAGTGCGGATACTGCAAAAAACACGCTCACGACGGCCACGCTCACGCACTCCGATATCCAGAACCATGCGGAATACCACGGCTCGTCGGTCGGGCTGAGTGGCGGCTATGGTGGCAATGGCGGCAATGGCGGCAATGGCGGCGATATCGGCAAAACCCAGCAAGGCACCGCGACCAATGTGAACCCCGTACCCGGCACGACGCTGCCAGACAGCGACGGTGTTTCGCTGGCTCCGCCCATCGTGATGGGGACTTCTGGCGAGGCCGATGCGAGCTCGAAGAGTGCAATTAGTGGGGGCGTGATTCACCTCACTGACGGAGAGAAACAGCAAACGCTAACTGGGCAAACTGCCGGTGAAACCGTGGCCAGCATCAGCCGCGACACCTCGAACACCAGCGGAGCACTGGCCCCGATCTTCGACCGAAACAAAATCGAAGCGGGCTTCGATATCACCAGCCAGTTCGTGAACCAGCTTGGGACGTTTGTTAACAACCGAGCGAAGGAAGCGGATGCCGCCACGACTGCGGCGCATGATCCCAGCCTGAGCGCGGAACAACGCGCACAGGCGCAACAGAAAGCCAGCCAGATCAACGCCGAATGGGGACCTGGCGGTAGCTACCGGCGAGTAATCACCGCGCTGGGCGTCGCGGCAGGCGGTAACGTGACGGGCAGCGCGGGCCAGTTCGCGGTGAACGCCACGGTGAACTACGTCCAGGGCCTGGCGGCCAATGAAGTAAAACGGCTCGCGGATGGCATGCAAAGCGAAAGCGCGCGGGCGGCACTGCATGGCATCGTCGGATGCGCAGGCGCGGCGGCCAGTCGCCAGGGTTGTGGAGCGGGAGCGCTGGGGGCATCGGTGAGTTCGGTGCTGGGCTCGTTGATGGGATCGACGACGGGTATGTCGGCACAGGACCGGCAGGCGCGTGAGAATCTTGTGACGAGTCTGGTAGCTGGAATTGCTACGGTATCCGGAGCAAATGCTGCGACGACGGTGAGTGCTGGACTGACTGAGGTGGAGAATAATCAGGTGGCGCTGCCGCCACCCGGACCGCTGGTGTTTCCATTGGGCTCAGGCCTGCCACCGTTTAAGCTGCCAGGGTATCGCCCGGAGCAGGCGCAAAAAGGTGATGGCGTCATTGCCGATCCGGCGACGCAGCTTGATCCGACGATCATGGCTGGAGCGCTGGTGACGCCAGCAGGATCGAAGCTCATTGAGGAGATTTTTAAGCCAGTTGGTGGCGCAGTTGATGCGATTGCGGGGTTGGTTGATTTTGTTTTTACGCAGGTGGGAAGGGATTCGGGGAAGGAGGCGAATACAGGTAGCGAAATACTTGGCGAAAATGGTGCGCAATTCGCTAGCAAAACAATTTGGAAAGGAGAGGAAAAAGAACGCATTGACGTTGAAAACCCCAATCCCGGACAGCGCCCAGGCCAAATTCATTATCAAGACAACAAGGGTAACAAGTACTTATATGATCCCAGCACAAATTCATTTCCCGGAGCACCGAACTCTGTTAACAAATTGTTGAGTAAATCTGCATTTAATTCAGCTATCAAGAAAGCGCTTAACCAATATCTTGGAGAAAAATAA